Proteins encoded by one window of Terriglobia bacterium:
- a CDS encoding sigma-70 family RNA polymerase sigma factor — translation MSSSKVKDGMAIERASDAKLVRQARKGDIAAFNGLVKKWEKALYNFALRLTGHREDALDLAQDAFLKAYNQLHQLQDPDKFSRWLFKIALNLFYSAKRGSREGQTISLDEEVGDGLNLLDALPPEGTRNPAGSDALMFERERARGVRRAIAQLGPDQRAAIILKIYYGMKFEEIAEVVDCPVSTVKSRLYAAMENLQETLKDWIA, via the coding sequence ATGTCGTCTTCGAAAGTGAAGGATGGAATGGCCATTGAGCGTGCCTCGGACGCCAAGCTGGTTCGACAAGCAAGAAAGGGCGACATCGCGGCCTTCAATGGGCTGGTGAAAAAGTGGGAGAAGGCACTTTACAACTTTGCGTTGCGGTTGACCGGGCACCGGGAAGATGCGCTCGACTTGGCTCAGGACGCGTTCCTCAAAGCCTACAATCAGTTGCATCAGCTCCAGGATCCCGACAAATTTTCCCGATGGCTGTTCAAGATCGCCCTGAACCTGTTTTACAGCGCGAAACGCGGGTCGCGCGAAGGGCAGACGATCTCCCTGGACGAGGAGGTGGGGGACGGTCTCAACCTGCTCGACGCCCTCCCTCCGGAGGGAACCAGGAATCCTGCCGGCTCCGATGCCCTCATGTTCGAGCGGGAACGGGCCCGCGGCGTCCGACGGGCCATCGCTCAACTGGGCCCGGACCAGCGGGCGGCAATCATCCTGAAGATTTATTACGGCATGAAGTTTGAGGAAATCGCGGAAGTGGTTGATTGCCCGGTCAGTACCGTGAAGTCGAGGCTGTATGCCGCCATGGAAAATTTGCAGGAAACCTTGAAGGATTGGATTGCATGA
- a CDS encoding Trm112 family protein gives MVINEDLLEILVCPLCKTPVKLVHEGTGLKCETCHRVYPIRDDIPVMLIDEAKIEEA, from the coding sequence ATGGTTATCAATGAAGATTTGCTTGAGATTCTAGTCTGCCCTCTCTGCAAAACCCCCGTCAAGCTGGTGCATGAGGGGACGGGACTCAAGTGTGAAACGTGTCATCGGGTCTATCCGATTCGCGACGACATCCCGGTCATGCTGATTGACGAGGCCAAAATTGAAGAGGCCTGA
- a CDS encoding zf-HC2 domain-containing protein, translating into MDCQEFQLLISAQIDGDMSPAEVIEAERHRGGCSRCAGVFNDLKTIVVEAQQLPPFEPSDRLWMKLRAQCESEGLMRSPSGAPWFRMEWIRLLEGPKIAMATAFLAVLVMVASIMTYRGIQIPPQGPSRDSTAEIQAANEVRAAEQHYLEAIDSLQRITETRMAQMDPSLKSVLEDNLATIDYYIDKCRETVKNDPSNALAQRYLLEAYRKKVDLLASIVHSDVF; encoded by the coding sequence ATGGATTGTCAGGAATTCCAGCTGTTGATTTCAGCCCAAATTGATGGAGATATGTCCCCTGCCGAGGTTATCGAGGCGGAGCGGCACCGGGGGGGCTGTTCCCGGTGTGCGGGGGTTTTCAATGACCTTAAAACGATCGTGGTGGAGGCACAACAACTCCCCCCCTTCGAGCCGAGCGACCGTCTGTGGATGAAACTGCGAGCCCAGTGTGAATCTGAGGGTCTGATGCGCTCACCCTCGGGGGCCCCTTGGTTCCGGATGGAGTGGATTCGCTTGCTGGAGGGGCCAAAGATTGCCATGGCCACGGCGTTCCTGGCGGTTCTTGTTATGGTGGCCAGTATCATGACCTATCGGGGGATCCAGATCCCCCCCCAGGGTCCATCCCGCGATTCGACTGCGGAAATCCAGGCCGCCAATGAAGTGCGAGCCGCTGAACAGCACTATCTCGAAGCCATCGATTCGCTTCAAAGGATCACCGAGACAAGGATGGCCCAGATGGATCCTTCGCTGAAGTCAGTTTTGGAGGACAACCTGGCGACCATCGACTATTACATTGACAAGTGCCGTGAAACCGTAAAAAATGATCCCTCGAACGCCCTGGCTCAACGTTATTTGTTAGAGGCTTATCGCAAAAAGGTCGACTTGCTCGCATCCATCGTACACTCTGATGTTTTTTAA
- a CDS encoding shikimate kinase, with amino-acid sequence MKNLFLVGFMGCGKTTVGRALATLRTCGFVDLDEQIETREKMEISRIFEERGEPYFREIENRVLTMLDLTTPKVVALGGGTFTFPRNIEFVRNQGVSFFLDCPLELLRARCEAFQHRPLFLRDPVKLTDLFYARLPFYRCADYRVEVSDAPPEDVARKIVNLLEKI; translated from the coding sequence ATGAAGAACCTCTTTTTAGTAGGATTTATGGGTTGTGGAAAGACCACGGTGGGTCGTGCGCTGGCCACGCTCCGTACCTGCGGTTTTGTGGATCTCGACGAGCAGATCGAAACCCGGGAAAAGATGGAAATCTCCAGAATATTTGAGGAGCGGGGGGAACCGTATTTTCGCGAGATTGAAAATCGGGTCCTGACGATGCTGGATTTGACCACGCCCAAGGTGGTGGCGCTGGGAGGGGGGACGTTTACTTTCCCGCGGAACATTGAATTTGTCAGAAATCAGGGGGTGTCTTTTTTTCTGGATTGCCCTCTCGAGCTTCTGAGAGCCCGGTGTGAGGCCTTTCAGCATCGCCCCCTGTTTTTGCGGGATCCCGTCAAACTCACGGACCTGTTTTATGCCCGTCTCCCTTTTTATCGCTGTGCCGACTATCGGGTGGAAGTCTCCGATGCGCCCCCGGAAGACGTGGCGCGAAAGATTGTCAACCTTCTGGAGAAAATATGA
- a CDS encoding glycosyltransferase family 9 protein, with protein MKRPENLFRSLGFAPKMLLIRLRSLGDVVLMTPLLESIYEARPDIMLDVVVEHPFSEVLYENPYIHRLLELRSARPAAQTQTKAPATSETSPPALLSRPRLLWRVHQAHYDVVWNLHGGNTSAWITALSGARCRVGCTEFRHQIAYNILIPPSGDLLGRKMHHTVERTLAWFDWLRGESRTDFSGAPALTVLASEAAQASAEEKLRAVGIDPHARYAVVQPTAVFATKEWMGDRFAAVADFLTTKGYQVVLTGAPGERAKLEGVKSMVRVPVGLLSNLSVQELIAAIQGAGLYLGNDSGPAHIAAAVGKPTVILFGSSNSVAWSPWKTRSEVVQNPFDCNPCAGYSCWKFGEPECIKSITVEQVKEAIKRILHEGSRN; from the coding sequence TTGAAGAGGCCTGAGAATTTATTCCGCTCTCTCGGCTTCGCGCCCAAGATGCTGCTGATTCGGCTCCGTTCCCTGGGGGACGTTGTCCTCATGACTCCCTTGTTGGAGTCCATTTATGAAGCGCGTCCCGATATCATGCTGGATGTGGTGGTGGAGCATCCTTTCAGCGAGGTGCTCTACGAAAATCCTTATATCCACCGGTTGCTTGAACTCCGATCGGCAAGGCCGGCCGCCCAAACCCAAACAAAGGCGCCGGCGACCTCCGAAACGTCCCCGCCGGCCCTGTTATCGAGGCCCCGGCTGCTCTGGCGGGTCCACCAGGCCCATTATGATGTCGTCTGGAATCTGCATGGCGGGAACACCTCGGCCTGGATCACCGCATTGAGCGGGGCCCGTTGCCGCGTTGGATGTACCGAATTCCGCCATCAGATTGCTTATAACATTCTTATCCCTCCATCGGGCGACCTGCTGGGCCGCAAGATGCACCATACCGTCGAGCGAACTCTTGCCTGGTTCGACTGGTTGCGCGGTGAATCTCGCACGGATTTCTCCGGGGCGCCGGCCTTGACGGTCCTGGCCAGCGAAGCGGCGCAGGCATCGGCCGAGGAAAAGCTGCGAGCGGTCGGGATCGATCCCCATGCCCGATACGCTGTCGTCCAGCCCACCGCCGTGTTTGCGACCAAGGAATGGATGGGTGACCGCTTTGCTGCCGTCGCCGATTTCCTGACTACCAAGGGTTACCAGGTCGTGCTCACCGGAGCCCCCGGAGAAAGGGCAAAACTGGAGGGCGTGAAATCAATGGTCCGGGTACCGGTGGGGTTGCTCTCGAACCTCTCCGTTCAGGAGCTGATTGCCGCCATCCAAGGCGCGGGTTTGTACCTGGGTAATGACAGCGGCCCGGCTCACATCGCCGCCGCGGTCGGAAAACCCACAGTGATACTCTTTGGTTCCTCCAACTCCGTGGCCTGGTCGCCCTGGAAAACGCGCAGCGAGGTGGTTCAAAATCCCTTTGACTGCAACCCCTGCGCCGGGTATTCCTGCTGGAAGTTCGGAGAGCCGGAGTGCATCAAGTCGATCACAGTAGAACAGGTCAAAGAAGCGATAAAACGGATCCTTCATGAGGGCTCAAGAAATTGA
- the feoB gene encoding ferrous iron transport protein B: MNLTRPADKEVGVSMSHSLPRPTGMENARAESPPRRKIALVGNPNVGKSVLFGKLTGQYVVVSNYPGTTVEVSRGNATIYRETFEIIDTPGVNSLVPQSEDERVTRDILLAEKPDLIIQVADAKNLRRSLLITLQLAELQCPLVIDLNMMDECRTRGIVIDHKAMGALFGVPVVETVATTGEGFRRLFDALKNAQVPRDPHQGDSDALLEQVRVLLNHSSPLPARLTVEWLASSDQSLRRPIECLVPPEKLQKLEMQLQEFRERNHQFPAAMINRERVAFLDRHVESLRHMVPFDRKIFYEKLGKWTREPLTGVPILVLVLFLMYEFVGVLGAQKAVDFLEKTLFGQYVIPAARILFDRIMPIAFFHDLFVGPYGLISMALPYAIAIVLPIVGTFFLAFGFLEDSGYLPRLSILSDRIFRAMGLNGKAVLPLILGLGCDTMATVTTRVLATKKERIIATLLLALGIPCSAQLGVILGITAGVSKLALFTIFASVTLQVFVVGFLSSKIVKGQRSDFIFEIPPIRVPQLKNIGFKTWMRMKWYLREAVPLFMLGTFILFLLDQLRVLKHIIHAVEPVVVRMLGLPAETATAFILGFLRRDYGAAGLYRLTEAGKLDHIQIVIALVTMTLFVPCTAQFFMMIKEHGWKRALYIALVITPIALGTGATLNWLLHLAPQFSKLL, from the coding sequence ATGAATTTGACCCGTCCCGCCGATAAGGAGGTGGGCGTTTCGATGTCACACAGTTTGCCGAGGCCAACAGGTATGGAGAATGCTCGCGCGGAATCACCCCCGCGACGGAAGATCGCGCTGGTGGGGAACCCCAATGTGGGGAAATCCGTTCTTTTCGGAAAACTCACCGGCCAATACGTGGTGGTCTCCAATTATCCCGGGACCACCGTGGAGGTGTCGCGGGGCAACGCCACGATTTATCGCGAGACCTTTGAAATCATCGATACCCCGGGCGTAAACAGTCTTGTCCCTCAGTCGGAAGACGAACGGGTCACCCGGGACATCCTGTTGGCCGAGAAGCCGGACCTCATCATCCAGGTGGCGGATGCCAAGAACCTGCGCCGTTCCCTGCTGATTACCCTCCAGCTGGCCGAGCTGCAGTGTCCCCTCGTCATTGACCTGAACATGATGGACGAGTGCCGCACCCGGGGCATTGTTATTGACCACAAGGCCATGGGCGCGCTCTTTGGGGTTCCGGTGGTGGAGACCGTGGCCACGACCGGCGAGGGGTTCCGAAGGCTCTTTGACGCCCTCAAGAATGCACAAGTGCCGCGGGATCCGCATCAGGGGGATTCGGATGCTCTCCTGGAGCAGGTCAGGGTCCTGCTGAACCATTCCTCCCCGTTGCCTGCGCGCCTGACCGTCGAATGGCTGGCCTCGTCGGACCAATCCCTGCGTCGTCCCATCGAATGCCTGGTGCCCCCGGAGAAGCTGCAAAAACTGGAAATGCAGCTTCAGGAATTTCGAGAACGGAATCACCAATTCCCTGCGGCCATGATTAACCGGGAGCGCGTCGCCTTTCTGGACCGGCATGTCGAGTCCTTGCGCCACATGGTGCCCTTCGACCGAAAAATCTTCTACGAGAAACTAGGGAAATGGACGCGCGAGCCTCTGACCGGGGTGCCCATCCTGGTCCTGGTGCTCTTTCTCATGTATGAATTTGTCGGGGTGCTGGGCGCCCAGAAGGCGGTTGACTTTCTAGAAAAGACCCTCTTTGGGCAATACGTGATCCCCGCAGCCAGGATCCTCTTTGATCGCATCATGCCGATCGCCTTCTTTCATGATTTATTTGTCGGCCCCTATGGGTTGATTTCCATGGCCCTCCCGTATGCCATCGCCATTGTCTTGCCGATTGTGGGGACCTTCTTTCTGGCCTTTGGATTCCTGGAGGACAGCGGCTATCTTCCCCGGCTCTCCATTCTCTCGGACCGGATCTTTCGGGCCATGGGACTGAACGGCAAGGCGGTGCTGCCTCTCATTCTCGGCCTGGGTTGCGACACGATGGCGACCGTGACGACCCGGGTCCTCGCCACGAAGAAGGAGCGCATCATTGCCACCCTGCTCCTGGCCCTGGGAATTCCCTGCTCAGCCCAGCTCGGAGTCATCCTTGGAATTACCGCCGGCGTTTCGAAACTGGCCCTGTTTACGATCTTCGCTTCCGTCACCCTGCAGGTTTTCGTGGTCGGCTTTCTGTCGTCGAAAATTGTGAAAGGGCAACGCAGCGATTTCATTTTCGAAATCCCCCCCATCCGCGTCCCTCAGTTGAAGAACATCGGATTTAAGACCTGGATGCGGATGAAATGGTACCTGCGCGAAGCGGTGCCGCTCTTCATGCTCGGAACTTTTATCCTCTTCCTGCTCGACCAGTTGCGCGTCTTGAAGCACATTATTCATGCGGTCGAGCCGGTCGTGGTCCGAATGTTGGGCCTGCCGGCCGAAACCGCGACAGCGTTCATTCTCGGATTTCTGCGCCGTGATTACGGGGCCGCCGGACTTTATCGTCTCACGGAAGCAGGAAAGCTGGACCACATCCAGATCGTGATTGCGCTCGTGACGATGACGCTCTTTGTTCCCTGCACAGCCCAGTTCTTCATGATGATCAAGGAACATGGCTGGAAACGGGCCCTTTATATCGCCCTCGTGATCACTCCCATTGCCCTGGGGACGGGAGCCACGCTCAACTGGCTTCTGCACCTTGCTCCGCAATTCAGCAAGTTGTTATAG
- a CDS encoding RNA polymerase sigma factor, translating into MQKQNPSPAPEASEREAIKRAQKGDGAAFETLYHLHKKRVYSLCLRMTGSTAEAEDLAQEAFMQLYRKIQTFRGESAFSTWLHRLTVNVVLMHLRKKAPDQVSIDETVEGAEETGPPRELEDVDLRLTGSIDRVNLERAISRLPAGYRTIFILHDIEGYEHNEIAKMLGCSIGNSKSQLHKARMRLRDLVVGNPQPLPQE; encoded by the coding sequence TTGCAAAAACAGAACCCATCTCCTGCACCTGAGGCTTCGGAACGGGAAGCCATCAAACGTGCCCAAAAGGGCGATGGGGCTGCGTTTGAAACCCTCTACCATCTGCACAAAAAGCGGGTTTATTCTCTTTGCCTGCGAATGACTGGCTCCACGGCGGAGGCCGAAGACCTGGCGCAAGAGGCCTTCATGCAGCTGTATCGCAAGATCCAGACTTTCCGGGGCGAGTCCGCTTTCTCCACCTGGTTACACCGGCTTACGGTGAACGTGGTTTTGATGCATCTTAGGAAGAAGGCGCCCGATCAAGTCTCGATCGATGAAACAGTCGAGGGGGCGGAGGAGACTGGCCCCCCTCGCGAGTTGGAGGACGTGGACCTGCGGTTGACAGGTTCCATCGATCGGGTCAACCTGGAGCGTGCCATTTCCCGCCTCCCCGCTGGATATCGGACCATTTTTATCCTCCATGACATCGAAGGATACGAGCACAACGAGATCGCCAAAATGCTGGGTTGTTCGATCGGCAACTCGAAATCCCAGCTCCATAAGGCCCGAATGCGGTTGAGGGACCTGGTGGTGGGCAATCCACAGCCATTACCGCAGGAGTGA
- a CDS encoding glycosyltransferase family 39 protein, whose amino-acid sequence MKPTRIYSLLALLYIAIVVLDCVWFALDDRPPIWDMAVHLTTALDFWETFKHASFSWTTLKSILLLGKYYPTLFPALMGIFFWVFHPSIHVGPAANFIPLAVLMAATYGVGRKLFSQQVGLLAAFLVATYPVMAWLAREALLDLSLVAAVAVAAWAYLSTENFSSGQRSLLYGVTFALGFLTKHGFIFYALPLALFALYEMATRDEAPLRRRSVRFRNFLMAHLVGIAGAALWYAPHWSDVREYFLINRQLHYVLQQPEFMTAPSLLYTLDALTRVHMLFVPFLFLLLGVFISLRRFPRRALILYLGGFGSLAIMTFTLVHREVRMSVASLPYLAILTAAGLFEIRSAVWRRALTAVLVVSASIEFGLITFGIKAWPDSVRIYDSPTVQVNLYAQSYEHLVGPPRREEWKILPILKRTKEDASQQGIGDPQLGIVPDLPRFNHFDFILYSRLEATPIQIERIAQFSQLDPPAKVNYLLIKSGSQGEPGTTRGNAEINRDVESDPLRFQKVATFDLPDGSQTSLYRQKNSSATSR is encoded by the coding sequence TTGAAGCCGACTCGAATCTATTCATTGCTGGCCCTCCTTTACATCGCGATCGTCGTGCTGGATTGCGTTTGGTTCGCCCTCGATGATCGTCCGCCGATATGGGACATGGCGGTTCATCTGACCACCGCTCTGGATTTTTGGGAGACCTTTAAGCACGCCTCATTCTCCTGGACCACCCTCAAATCGATCCTCCTGCTGGGGAAGTATTATCCCACCCTGTTTCCGGCCCTGATGGGGATCTTCTTCTGGGTATTTCATCCTTCTATTCACGTCGGGCCGGCGGCAAACTTTATACCGCTGGCTGTCTTGATGGCGGCAACCTACGGGGTGGGACGGAAGCTGTTCTCTCAACAGGTGGGGTTACTCGCGGCTTTTCTGGTCGCCACGTACCCGGTCATGGCGTGGCTGGCCCGGGAGGCGCTTCTTGATCTTTCGCTGGTGGCTGCTGTGGCTGTTGCCGCCTGGGCCTACCTTTCCACTGAGAATTTCTCCTCGGGCCAGCGCTCCCTGCTTTACGGGGTGACCTTCGCCCTCGGCTTTCTCACCAAACACGGGTTCATTTTCTATGCACTACCGCTGGCCCTGTTCGCACTTTATGAGATGGCTACCCGCGACGAGGCGCCCCTGCGGCGGCGCTCTGTGCGCTTCAGGAATTTTCTGATGGCCCATCTTGTGGGGATCGCAGGCGCCGCACTCTGGTATGCCCCACACTGGTCAGATGTTCGAGAGTATTTCCTCATCAATCGCCAGTTGCATTACGTCTTGCAGCAACCGGAGTTTATGACGGCCCCTTCGCTGCTCTACACCCTGGACGCCCTGACGCGGGTTCACATGCTGTTCGTCCCCTTTCTGTTCCTTCTCCTGGGTGTTTTCATTTCACTCAGGCGGTTCCCGCGCCGCGCGCTGATTTTGTACTTGGGAGGGTTCGGCAGTCTGGCTATAATGACGTTTACGCTGGTGCATCGGGAAGTCCGAATGTCGGTGGCGAGCCTGCCTTACCTGGCGATTTTAACTGCGGCGGGGCTGTTCGAGATAAGGTCGGCGGTCTGGCGCCGCGCGCTGACAGCAGTGCTCGTGGTCAGTGCCAGCATCGAATTCGGCCTCATCACCTTCGGGATCAAGGCGTGGCCGGACTCGGTCAGGATTTATGACTCACCGACCGTCCAAGTGAATCTATACGCGCAAAGCTATGAACATCTCGTCGGGCCGCCACGCCGGGAGGAGTGGAAAATCCTGCCGATTTTGAAGCGTACGAAAGAAGATGCAAGCCAGCAGGGAATCGGAGACCCGCAACTCGGGATCGTGCCCGATTTGCCACGATTCAATCATTTTGATTTCATCCTTTATTCGAGACTCGAGGCGACCCCGATCCAGATCGAACGGATTGCGCAATTTTCTCAACTGGACCCGCCTGCGAAAGTGAATTATCTGCTGATCAAGTCCGGTTCCCAGGGCGAGCCGGGAACAACACGCGGAAACGCCGAGATCAATCGAGATGTGGAAAGCGATCCTCTTCGCTTCCAAAAGGTAGCGACTTTTGATTTGCCGGATGGCTCACAGACAAGCTTGTATCGGCAGAAAAATTCTTCTGCAACTTCACGATAG
- a CDS encoding zf-HC2 domain-containing protein translates to MNCQDFKKEFMDLGLGELSDDSRPALEQHAAECTACNAQLNRLVALGNVLRRGWRDEEVPTSLVFTPAVSPSTSRFWNWLLTAPKWVNASMAAAAALLVLVATLSLARADFRFEHGQFALSFGQPRGSAPLATTTPTPALNASANTSEIEDIITAKYASLSAQERQQYAAMLDHLSQQLQSQREADLQKIGGAFDQVKTVVWKEMQRNNAIVQYAAQRIATNTRN, encoded by the coding sequence ATGAATTGCCAGGATTTTAAGAAAGAATTCATGGATTTGGGACTGGGTGAGTTGTCTGATGATTCGCGCCCTGCGCTGGAGCAACACGCCGCCGAGTGTACGGCCTGCAACGCCCAACTCAACCGCCTCGTTGCGCTCGGGAATGTGTTAAGAAGGGGATGGCGCGATGAGGAGGTTCCAACCTCCCTGGTGTTTACCCCTGCGGTTTCCCCATCCACGTCGCGTTTCTGGAATTGGTTGTTGACAGCCCCGAAGTGGGTGAATGCCTCCATGGCCGCGGCGGCCGCCCTGCTGGTTCTCGTGGCCACACTGTCCCTGGCTCGTGCCGATTTCCGTTTTGAGCATGGACAGTTTGCGCTGTCGTTCGGTCAGCCGCGTGGCAGCGCTCCATTGGCGACGACCACCCCCACCCCCGCCCTCAACGCCTCCGCGAACACGTCGGAGATTGAAGACATCATCACGGCAAAATACGCCTCCTTGAGCGCCCAGGAACGGCAGCAATATGCGGCCATGCTGGACCACCTCTCCCAGCAGTTGCAGTCCCAGCGCGAGGCCGATCTCCAGAAGATTGGCGGGGCTTTCGATCAGGTCAAGACCGTCGTGTGGAAAGAAATGCAGCGCAATAACGCAATCGTCCAATATGCGGCCCAGCGGATCGCCACCAACACCAGGAACTGA
- a CDS encoding DUF4097 domain-containing protein has protein sequence MKSEVVRPVLLAAFSCALVFCIGDVSPLSAAGNDRFEKRFPVGATPTVIVTNDNGLVTVRGTPRNEVHVVATKRSSSVEVDTEAMGNRLRFDTHLFDKNMKPQERTVDYVLEVPEKTSLEIHNVGGRVKVDGVNGGVSIDALNSSIELNDIHGSMILRSVSGNMSVARSSGRIEANSISGDLQFTDLSSQSVDGSTTSGNISFEGNFYDNGRYTLSNYSGFIDIATPADSSFELDARSVKGSVQSEIPLKSKPHTNFNPTVMRQSLLGIYNDGAASVHLSSFSGKIRIRKK, from the coding sequence ATGAAATCTGAAGTTGTGCGGCCTGTGTTGTTAGCGGCCTTCAGCTGTGCTTTGGTGTTTTGCATTGGGGATGTCTCCCCCCTTTCGGCCGCCGGGAATGACCGGTTTGAAAAGCGCTTTCCGGTCGGGGCAACTCCCACGGTGATCGTCACCAACGACAACGGCCTCGTTACCGTCCGCGGGACCCCTCGAAATGAAGTCCATGTGGTCGCCACCAAGCGCTCCTCCAGTGTCGAAGTCGACACCGAGGCGATGGGGAATCGGCTGCGGTTCGATACCCACCTGTTCGACAAGAACATGAAACCGCAGGAGCGAACGGTAGACTATGTTCTCGAGGTGCCGGAGAAAACCTCACTCGAAATTCACAACGTGGGGGGGCGGGTCAAGGTGGATGGGGTCAATGGAGGAGTGAGCATTGACGCGTTGAATTCCTCGATCGAGCTCAACGACATCCATGGGTCGATGATTCTGCGCTCCGTCAGCGGCAACATGAGCGTTGCCCGCAGTTCCGGCCGCATCGAGGCGAACTCCATCAGCGGCGATCTCCAATTCACCGACCTCTCCAGCCAGTCCGTGGACGGCTCCACCACGTCAGGCAATATCTCGTTTGAAGGCAATTTTTACGACAACGGACGATATACCCTCTCCAATTACAGCGGATTCATCGATATCGCCACACCCGCCGATTCCTCTTTTGAATTGGACGCGCGCAGCGTCAAGGGCAGCGTGCAAAGTGAGATTCCCTTGAAGTCGAAGCCCCATACAAACTTCAACCCTACCGTCATGAGACAGTCGCTGCTCGGCATCTATAACGACGGCGCTGCTTCCGTGCATCTTTCCTCCTTCTCTGGTAAAATCAGAATCCGAAAAAAGTAG
- the rfaE1 gene encoding D-glycero-beta-D-manno-heptose-7-phosphate kinase: MLKRSTIERILRRFSGRRIAVWGDLMLDEFLRGRVSRISPEAPVPIVEVTEHTFHLGGAGNVTANISSLGGAAFPFGVVGKDEAGQKLRREFRRMQIDSRGVLTDPNRPTTLKTRVIAEHQQVVRADRERKEAVDDRIQSRLLRLWATGAGRYDAIIVSDYEKGLIARGVLETLISQASRKKIPLCLDPKVSHAPFYRGATLITPNHHEAERLSGVTIHDDRAAERAGKRLLQQFEAQALLITRGEHGMTLCEANGRVTHIPARAREVFDVTGAGDTVISTLALALAAGASMVEAAFLANAAASIVVGKLGTATVSLEELRRAALLP, encoded by the coding sequence ATGCTGAAAAGGTCCACGATTGAACGTATTCTCCGGCGTTTCAGCGGGCGGCGTATCGCGGTCTGGGGCGATTTGATGCTGGACGAGTTTTTGCGTGGCCGCGTCTCCCGTATCTCCCCGGAAGCGCCGGTGCCCATCGTTGAGGTCACCGAGCACACCTTTCATTTGGGCGGGGCCGGAAACGTGACTGCGAACATTTCCTCCCTGGGCGGCGCGGCCTTCCCATTCGGCGTAGTGGGGAAAGACGAGGCCGGACAGAAACTTCGCCGGGAGTTTCGAAGGATGCAAATCGATTCCAGGGGAGTGTTGACTGACCCAAACCGCCCGACCACACTCAAGACACGGGTCATCGCCGAGCATCAACAGGTGGTTCGAGCCGATCGTGAACGGAAGGAAGCAGTCGACGACAGGATCCAATCCCGGCTGTTGCGTCTCTGGGCGACCGGCGCCGGACGTTACGATGCCATCATTGTCTCCGATTATGAGAAGGGGCTCATCGCCCGCGGAGTGCTCGAAACCCTCATTTCCCAGGCAAGCCGTAAGAAGATTCCCCTGTGCCTCGATCCCAAGGTCTCGCACGCTCCCTTTTACCGGGGGGCGACGTTGATCACTCCAAACCATCACGAGGCGGAGCGACTGAGCGGGGTGACCATTCATGACGACCGGGCGGCCGAACGGGCGGGGAAAAGGCTTTTGCAGCAGTTCGAAGCCCAGGCCCTTCTGATTACCCGTGGAGAGCATGGGATGACGTTGTGTGAAGCCAATGGAAGGGTAACTCACATTCCGGCCCGGGCGCGCGAGGTATTCGACGTGACCGGCGCCGGCGACACGGTGATCTCGACCCTCGCCCTGGCACTCGCGGCCGGGGCTTCCATGGTTGAGGCGGCGTTCCTCGCCAACGCCGCCGCCAGCATTGTGGTAGGGAAATTGGGAACTGCGACGGTTTCACTGGAGGAATTGAGAAGGGCGGCTTTGTTACCCTGA